GAATCCGGCGCGTTGCGCCTCGATGGCGCTGGCCAGCCCGGTAGGCCCGGCGCCGATGACCAGCAGGTCGAAGCGGGTGTCGCCGGCGGCGCTACTCTGGTTCATGCCTCCAATCTAAACGTTTCCTCGGCCAGGTTTCACCCTCGCGTCTATAATTTTCTGTTCGCTTCCATCTGACTCCAGGAGCGCCATGGCCACTGCCGAGAGCAAAAAGGCGACGCGCATCGAATCTGACAGCACGGGCACGATCGAAGTACCGGCAAACGTCTATTGGGGCGCGCAGACCCAGCGCTCGCTGCTGCACTTCGCCATCGGGCGAGACACCATGCCGCCCGAACTCATCCACGCTTTCGGCATCCTGAAAAAGGCCTGCGCGCTGGTCAACCAGGAGCTGGGCAAGCTGCCCGCGGAAAAGGCCAAGCTCATCGTCCAGGCGGCCGACGAGGTCATCGCCGGAAAGTTGGACAACCAGTTCCCACTGCGCGTCTGGCAGACGGGTAGCGGCACGCAGACGAACATGAACGTGAACGAGGTCATTTCCAACCGCGCCATCGAGCTGGCCGGCGGCGAGATGGGCTCGAAGAAACCCATCCACCCCAACGACGACGTGAACATGTCGCAGTCGTCCAACGACACCTTCCCCGCCGCCATGCACATCGCCGCGGCCGAGCGGGTGCAGCGCGCGCTCATCCCGGCCATCGAAGAGGTGCGGAACGCGCTCGATGCCAAAGCGAAAGAATTCGCCGGCGTCGTCAAGATCGGGCGTACCCACCTGCAAGACGCGGTGCCCCTGACCATGGGACAAGAGTTCTCCGGCTGGGTCGCGCAGCTCGACCGCGACGTTCACCGGCTCGAGCAGGTGCTCGAGGGTCTCTACGATCTGGCCATCGGCGGCACCGCCGTCGGCACCGGGCTG
The sequence above is drawn from the Acidobacteriota bacterium genome and encodes:
- the fumC gene encoding class II fumarate hydratase gives rise to the protein MATAESKKATRIESDSTGTIEVPANVYWGAQTQRSLLHFAIGRDTMPPELIHAFGILKKACALVNQELGKLPAEKAKLIVQAADEVIAGKLDNQFPLRVWQTGSGTQTNMNVNEVISNRAIELAGGEMGSKKPIHPNDDVNMSQSSNDTFPAAMHIAAAERVQRALIPAIEEVRNALDAKAKEFAGVVKIGRTHLQDAVPLTMGQEFSGWVAQLDRDVHRLEQVLEGLYDLAIGGTAVGTGLNAPPEFAERVAKKIAELTGLPFRSHGNKFAALASHDEIVFAQGALETLAASLMKISNDIRWLASGPRCGLGELSIPENEPGSSIMPGKVNPTQAEAMTMVCVQVHGATAAVGFAGSQGNFELNVYKPVMIYNFLHSVTLLTDASHGFVEYMVKGITVNREKVAEYVRNSLMLVTALAPRIGYDKAAQVAHHAHVQKTSLREAAVKLGHLTGEEFDQLVKPEEMTGAKKK